The Cololabis saira isolate AMF1-May2022 chromosome 5, fColSai1.1, whole genome shotgun sequence genome segment gttcatattttttgtcgGATTTGCGCTGATCTCATAAAAATATATccaaaaaaaatccccaggacGGAAATCCGTACACagtacggagaactttaatccctgtgaacatctgcaccttagagttggatcatgaaacagacttttgcgctcccattgcctgttgaataaaatgaacaagaagccgtgagtcgctctttcgctgatttccgcctcctgacttaGACGTCTGATGCCCCCCCGGtttagtgtgatgacgtcaaatacagggccgactcagctgcttagaacctcggcagagtagttacagaaaaagtatctactcggcacgcctccacccgcctccacccctatTCCACtcgtggaaaagcgcaaaaccgaggcgagtcgagtcgggctgagtaggtactagtgtaaaagcaccaAAAGAGGAAACCCGTGAAACAAGGGAGACGCCGCAGTCACCAGGACACAAAGAGCCAAACCACAGTTAAAGACGACAGCTACGTTTCCCATCTTGTGCACACACATCTTTCATGACTCATTTCCTTCTTCAGACCATTTTCAAACCACGACTCCTGGTACGCGTGTGGTTAAATCCTGTTTCCAGCAGGTGTTTTTATTGCAGAGACCAGATGGATAAACAAGTGGCTGTCAGATCCtgaagtgtggctgttgaaaaTCAGTCACCAATAGCAAAATCACTAATTAGTGCTTCCAGCACTAATTATTTTCTGCATCGTTGGACCTTTTACTAAAGTAAGACCAAAGCAGAACCATAAAAATGAACTAACTCAGTAAAGGAAAAGCGGTATGAGGTGAAGGGGAAAAGATCTCAAATACACAGTAAGTTAGTAGTTCACTGATGAAGGTTCGtacctcctgcagggccatAAGAGCATAGACCTGCCATCGCAGTTGTTCCCTGGAAAGTTGTTGGCAAATTTCCCGGACCTGTGATGAGAGGAGGAACAAAGAGCAGGTCTCAGTTTAcagaggtgaaaaaaaaacgtaagagcaggaaaatgtgcttttttttttaaaagattttaaataaTTCGGGGTTGTACACTTTCTTccaggtcaaattcaagcacctCCAAGGTCCATTTTCAAATCTTTCCAGCACTTTACTAGAACTGTAAAAAACCCGACACGCTTACataaatatttgtacaaaaaaacaaaaaaacaaagattgtTTCACTATTTTTCCGTTCAAAAGGATTCTGATATAGAGAATCACAACGTTGTTCTCTGCAACTTTACTTAGAGAAAAGTCACAAATTATCAGAactttgtgtaaaactgatcaCATTCAAATCAATTGTATTCGTATTACAAtataagttgtctctaggttctttccagagaccagaacatgacccccgagcaattattacgtaAACAATGGCCGGTAAAAACTACCCTctgggagggaagaaacctggatggTAAAATATCATTTGTATTTAGGGGATACATGTTCTGTCAGATGGAGAAACAGAAATAGCTTCAAGACAAACTCTCTGCTCTCGTAATCCATgtatgttaaaggagcttgaggctccttttaagaaatgagactctctagcgccaccgtCACCATGACGGccgccgggggtactgcagccaacagtgaagccagcAAGGGAGAACgcggagaacgcgcatgcagcgtcatgtgacgtcacatccgcagcccagcgcgggaaattccggtcacaattgcagcacattttgcagcacacagcctgttcaaggcaacggagagatacactagagggctcattctttttggtttggaacacttcatctgacattattactagaaaacgtatacaaatctttttcataaatcctgcctcaatcctgcctcatgctcctttaagttttccTCAACTTTCATTCAACTGTAAAAATAATTAAGACATTTTCAGATCAGCCTCCTCTGATTCGGTCTTGACCTCATGTCTGGGACACCCTTCCCGTCACAGATAACCACCTCAGAACAACACGCGAGTCAAACCCACCAACGTTCCCAAGAACCCCAGACAAAACTCGAGGAGCTGCAGATTACAGCAAACTTTTCAGTTGTATTTTTAACCTTCTTCTTACTTAGCTCATGCATGAAAATTATTGAGCATCGCCACATCAGCTTCCTCAGTTATTCTGCAATTCAGCCGGTGACGAGCATAAACAGGTATCCAGGCATGCCAGGGTTGCCAACCTCAACCATGCTTCAGCGTTCATGTGACCTGGGAGCTCAAACTGTCTGTGTGAAAAGTTGTTCGTCTTGTTGGAGGAGGCTGCTCTCATATTTCTTGTCTTGTGCGTGTTTGGCATGTGCTGTGAATCGTAATAAAAATCTCCCAGTGCAGTTATGTCCAGCAGTTTTCTTTGATGTTGGTGTGAAACACGCAAAAACAGAGACATTTTCACGTCAGGCCCCTCAAACTACCACATTTGTCCACCCTGTAAGTCAATTCTTCAGATACACATTTACAGTAATGCAACGTTTAAAACATCCAGCATTTTTAAGTGCTTTatctaaaattcaagcactttaacgcttgaaaaacacaacattgaaattcatcattttcaaggatttcaagcaccaACACAAACTCTGAAAGTATAATTTAAGCCAACTCAGTATAAAAATTTCATCACATTCAAGTCCTCTTGATACGACAGAGTGAAGCAGATCTATAGCTTCAAAAGTATTGCACTTGACGGTGAAAAAAGACTATTCGGAACAATGTTTTGTGCAGGATTGTTTTGAATCTGATAACAGCATCAGTAGGACCTACTGGTGTGGCAAATAAGGGCACATacactaaaaaaagaaaagaaagaagcaatACTGTAACTTCCTGTTCTGATTCAGCAGGTAGACTAGAGTGACGCGGCTGAGCTGTGGGACTGAGCTAACGAGCTGGCATTAAATTATGCTCGCAGTATAAAGCTACTTCACTCAGGAAAACCCCACCACCAAAACTCTGACGTGCTCTTTATACAAAGCAGCCAtgaatgttgctaaaaaaaacaacacgagACAGCTTTTAAAGCAGACACCCAAAAGGCCCGTTGCCAGATGTGGTAACAGTTTGGAGCTAGTGCAAAACTTGCTTTTCCACCTCTGGCCAGAAAGGAGGCAGAGGTTCAGAGCCAGGAAACCTGGAGCTGCTTGGGCCCCATAAATGTTAAAGAAACAGCTACGTCAAGGGTGAGGAAGAGGGATGGGGGGGTTACTTTACCAACCGAGACACTGGGACCACCGTCTGTGTCAACCTAATGAAGAAATTACAGAAATGGGATCAAAGAGCGGACACCGCGATCAGCCATCAGTGGAGGACACCGTTTCCTTGATGACAGCAGGGGAGAACGTTCCTCAGGCTTCTGCAGAAAAGACGCTTCCCAACAGCCCTTTTCCCGGGAATTTAAAACAGCGCTTCCATATCAGCCCTGCAGGAGGCGTCTCTCACAGCGACAGCTTAACACAGAGGTCAACATGTGTGTTTGCATGGCCATTAATGTTTGTTGCTGGGTGTTTCAGCTTCTCACGCTGGCGTTTATGGACCCCACTCAAAACAGCAGGTACCAATCCTGCCTCTAGCAGCACTCATAAATACAGCCAAGGTTTGGAGATGCTGGGGGACAAGGCAACCACCATCTCAAAGACACTGGTTTTTGGGAAAACACTTGTCTGTTTCCACCGTTAATCTGTCTCTTCTACAGAAACTGAGAGTCGAGTAAAGGGAGGTCCAACGCAGTGACATGATTCTGTGTATGTAGAAAAGAGTACAAATTCTCACTCACCAGGCGGGAGAAGGGTTTTTTGTGGATCAGGAGATCGGTGCTCTTCTGGTATTTACGGATCTCCATCAAGGCCCTGGTTCCTGGTCTGAACCTTCTCTTTTTTGGAGATGCAAGaggcctctctgaaaggcaccaATGTTTGAATTACTCAAAGGGCAGTTTggaatatttaaaacaaaaaaacaaaaactggtcTGATTACCATCTTCTCCGTTTCACCACATTTATGGTCAATACTACTAGCAACCTTTGGCATTTCTGTCCAAcaacactacaaataaaaactctgagattaaataaaaaatttaaggtcaaactatctaaaaaaaaaagtgacattaATCTGCACTAATCATATGTCCAAATGTTAATCCTGCTACGTAAGCTGCTCACCTGGAGCCCTTTTCTTAGGGGACTTGGGTGTAGAAGTGGACGTAGACGGCCCCGAAACACGACGGCGAGGGGTTGTGCCCTTCCGACGGTGGGCAGATGTATCAGGAGTAGGACGCATGGTGTCTGAGATGAAGAGTGCTGCAGAACAGATCACATGATCATTTTCACCTGTATTACAGCTACCAGTCATCCACGACCAAAGATGCCATTTATCATTTAAAGTAAGaagcctgattttttttttaacaaatgtatttatttaaacaagCAGGCTCTGGTCATTGAGGACCTGCAGGTTAGTACACATTTAAGAGATGTACGCATCTTAATTTTAGTtagcatttccttttttttcttcttctttctcttttagatttcctaaaaaaaacaactgaatttTATTGAGAAGAATTTAAATACCCATATTTCCATTTGGGCTTTTGAATCTAATCTCAGACAGAAACTGCTGACACTAAACTGAATGGCTCTGTAAAGGTGTACTCAACCAGTACACTGACAACACTGCTGAGGTCATTTAATAATCAGTTTCTCTGATTGACGGGTCCATAGGGAGAAAATAGAGGTGAAAAATGTTCTCATTGGTAATGTGCTGATCACACCCTGCAATTATGTCATCTAACTACAATCTTTGCTCTGTTAATTATTGTGTGtttggttctttttttaaagcactGTTGTGTGTGTCTGCCTCATATTTTGCTTTGCTAGTCTCTAAACACTAATAACTACAGAAATTAAACCACAgccaatgagattttttgatttatttgtccCTATACACTTCTCAAAGGGTGGCTTATTTGAGAAGTGGCCACTTTAATGTCTACAAATGCTCCCTGTTTTGATTTTAGGGTGCCTCCGTCGCTTGAAGAGCTAAAAGTGATGCAACATCAAAGCTAGAAGGGTAACACGTTCTGCGACACATAATAGgtcaataaatataaaacaattaaataaaaccgtaagcttaaatgcattttcaaacATCACAATACGAGTTTGACTTTTGTCAATCAGCTTAAGGACATTGTAAAGTGTTTATCTTGAAGCACACATGCTTTTTTTAACCGAACACACATAAATGTAATAGATATAAAGCAGAAATAACGTAGCAAGTACAAGGGAAGCTACATGGCTTCCTGCTGCTTCACAACAGAAAATAGTAGTTTCGGTTTGGTAAATAAAGACAAGCTACATGACGGCATTAAGATTTAACCCATTCATTAGTATTTAAATGTTTCacagtttaataataaaaatataaatatacctgtGAAAGATATGACCAATTTGAATGTCGTTTCAGCTCTTTTAGTACGACCAGCGTCTTTAACTACAACAGGCTGATATTCAAACGTCGCTGCTTCTCCGGCTCATCCAATCAACGTAGAGGAGGGGGGCGGGACTGTTGAGGCCCCGCCCCTTCGGTCTGCTGGCCACACGGCCACAACACGCATGCGCCAAACCTTTGCCCcaacaaacagcaacaaacgcAAACTGGATAGGAGGAAAACCAGGAtcgaacacatacacacacacacacacacacacacacacacacacacacacacacacacacacacacacacacacacacacacacacacacacacacacaaatatatatgtatatataaaagtTTGGGCACCCCTGATCATTTTCAAGATTTTCCTTTATAAATTATTGATTGTTGAGATCAGCAATTTCAGTTAACTGAAAAAAACGTAACTTGAATATAGCAGACAAACCACCACCAAATTTTACTTCTTACGCCATGCATAACTTTTTATGTCCCAGTAACTaaattttattttgatcagtccGGTCCACAGCACCTTATTCCAAAATTAAGCTGACTTGTCCAAATGTGCTTTAGCAGACCTAAAGCGATTCTGTTTGTGCCTGTCGCATAGGCTACAGCATTTTCTTGTGCAAAGTGCGCTGAATAGTTGAACGATGCGCAGTGACACCATCTGCAGCAAGATCTTTGGTCTGTTCATCTGTAGGGCTTTGGAGCTGGTCTGTGGTTTAAATTTGACTGTTCTCACCATCCTTCTCCTCTGTTTATCTGAGATTTATCTTGGCCTGCCACTCCAGGCCTCAACTAGAACTGTGCCTGTGGTCTTCCATTTTCTCACTATGTTCCTCACAGTGGAAACTGACAGCTGAAATCTCTGAGTTAGTTTTTTGTATCCTTCCCCTAAACCATGATGTTGAACAATCTTTGTTTTTTCAGGTCATTCAACAGTTGTTTTGAGGCTCCCATGTGTTGCCACTCTTCAGAGAAGATGCAACGAGGAGAACAACTTGCAACTTGTCACCCTAAATACCCTTTCTCATGATTGGCTTTACCTGTGTATATAGGTCAAGGGTCAATGATCTTACGAAACACATTTTTTGTTCCAATAATCAGTGCTAAAGGTattcaaatcaataaaacaacaaggGTACCCAAATTTGTGCACCTGCCTacttttgtttaagtaattACTGCACACTTTCTGTGAATCCTATAAACTTAATTTCACTTCTCAAATATCACTGTGTTTGTCTGCCATATGATATATTTAACTGAAAATCTTGAAATTGATTAGGGGTGCCCAAACTTTTTCATAcccctgtatatatgtatatatatatatataacatttttaattatataattattttttttacaatatattatgcaaattattagaaaatgttcAGTAATCCCAATCCATTCATCAATATTACTCATTCAAACTGAAAAAAGTGGAATACAGGTCCCTAAGACTTTTGCACagtattttgatttatttatatacaacagACAGATAGTGTCTCTGGGCACTCTCCAGAGACCCACAACATAACCCCCGAGCaataattacataaacataacataaacactggcaggtaaaaactccccataATGGGAGAAAAGCTTTAAGCCAAATAGTGGCAAGGAGAAAGTCCCCTTcaggagggaagaaactttgagcagggcctggatcataaggggggaccctcctgccggaggccagctggacagagcaggaaaagagaaaacagactgaGAACAGAGAAACGAGAggcacagacacaatggctaactggtgcactacaagGATGacgtagacagcagacactgaggtggtcagagggcgggactgagggtcagcatgcagctactgaagctctggcctgcaaacatgcacagaagagaaaaaaggaaagggcAGAACAGTACAACAAATTACATTTGGATCAGCGGGAGCCTATTCAGCTTTTACTTGGACATCtagcctagaagatacaaacacgTGTATTagtttttcagcatcactctgcgaaaggatgttcctaatctttgtgatATTATGGAGATGGATCCTGTGTGTGTATTGTAAGGCAATATTCACCAAAGTGGTATGGGCAGCGGGTGTGTGAACCGATGGCTTTGGGGAGGCAGTGTGTGCATAGTGGGAGGCCCCGCTTTTTGCTGCATGCGGctatattttatattgttctgtttttttgtgtttaatgttaaaTCGACCAATCTCGAGTCGTTGAAACTTGTTTTTACACTTTTCTTTCCAAGAAAGCCCAATTACCTACATTTTAGTGGATTTCTTTGTGTCCTCCAACATTTTCAGATCCAATATTTAACCATGAGCTGTCCTTCCTCTACTTGGACATAGTAGCACTCGTACTAAACCTTACTGTACAAATCTGAGCATCAGAGAGATCAGAGATCACAGCTTTTGGCCGCTAAACCATATGTTCTGTGTACATAATCTATTTATGTCTGGATTAACACATAtaaaaaccattttttttttatctgttccCCATACTAACTCTGTCAGACCTTTCCTGCTTTTCTCCACTGTTTCCTAAATCCCTAGATGTAAATCGAGCCAAAAGCCAGATTATTTTCATATAGTGCCATCCTCCTGCCATCGCTGGGAATTTTAAACCCCATCTTATTCCTAGTTTCTGCATATGATTTATCCTTCCTTCTGTATACTTTACATTCCTTCCCCTCAACCAAGCCCCCTCTACCAAAGATACACTTTCTCACCCCTAAAGGTCTATGTTTGAGCATCTCACTGATCATAACCAAGATAAATTGCTGATTAATCAATTCTTCTAGGGTCATTGAGTACACATgtgatatacttttttttttacattcataTTTTAACTTGAAAAGTCCTTCCACTTAAGAAACGCATAgccaacaaaaatatttttcattcaatCAATATTTTTCCTCAATATGTCAACAATTACCACTGACTAGTGTGGTTCAGCATGTCATTTATGTGTATTTTAATATCCACTCTGTCAGTGTTGTTACTCATAGACAATTAAGGGGAATTACATAACACTCATTTCACTGGTGTAGATTGTAAATAATACCCATCTAATTCAATTCTCTCCTTCTGGTTTATCCTCTTGACTGTGAATCCATGAAATCTTGAGTGAAGATCTGGAGCACACCCAGGAAACCACCAAACATCCAAGCgtgcactcttttttttttttttttatattttttttatccccgattttttacccatttcatcacccagtgctcatacctagacagtcctgggcattgctcccctctgccaacccaaggagggccctacactgggtgggctcaggtctccttcttaacctgaggagtgatggaccgcttcttttcaccagacagggtggggtttcaaGCGTGCACTCTTAAGATCATTTTGGATCACCAATCAGCCAAACAAGAGTATCTGAAGAATATCACTTTGAAAGATGAAACCAGTAATTCAGTAAAAGCTGAAACTTGTTCCATCTGGTCTCACCAGTACCTCCTGAAACCTTCAGCCTAGTTCTGTCTTCTTCTTGTTATAGTCTTTCTAGATTTTTTTTGTGCTAAATTATCCAAAGATACTGACATATCTAATGcatatatatttgaatatgaaatgcttgagtttttttttctatatgacaaaagaaaaaaaagacatgagcAATATGTTCAATACCCTTTTGAAtcagttttttccccatttacaTAGCGGTGTATGTGCATGTATAACACCTTAACACAAAAGTAAATACATGTGTACAATAAGAAATCAAATGTTATGAGAGAAATATTCTAAATGAGATAAATAAACTGTTGCACATTAATGTTACAATCCCATCAGGCCTTGGTGAACCAGTCATCACCTGGTGGTACACGTCATGCATTTGCTTCTCCCTTTCATGATGGTTCCAGCTCCATCTCTTCGTCCTGCTCACTGGATTTCTGGTGTCTGATACTTTCACTTAGCAGCTTATCTTTAGGGGCCATCTTCCTGACGTATTCTTGGATCTTTATCGATCCCCGGATGGTCTTGTCTTGACATCAGCTGCCTCCATCTCTTCCAGTGGTCACACTACACCTG includes the following:
- the LOC133444769 gene encoding histone H3-like centromeric protein A; translated protein: MRPTPDTSAHRRKGTTPRRRVSGPSTSTSTPKSPKKRAPERPLASPKKRRFRPGTRALMEIRKYQKSTDLLIHKKPFSRLVREICQQLSREQLRWQVYALMALQEAAEAFMVLLFSDANLCAIHAKRVTLFPRDIQLARRIRGVDNL